The region GCAGCAGCACGGTGTCGCCGCCATCGGTGATCTCGACCTTCTGCAGCATCTGACGAACGATCGTCTCGATGTGCTTGTCGTTGATCTTCACGCCCTGCAGTCGATAGACTTCCTGGATTTCGTTCACGAGGTACTCGGCCAGCGCCTCGACACCCAGAACGTCGAGGATGTCGTGCGGGTTGGGCGAACCGGAAATCAGGGTGTCACCCTTCTTCACGAAGTCGCCTTCCTGCACGTCGATCACCTTGGTCTTGGGGATCAGGTACTCGACGGGTTCGCCCTCTTCCGGAACGATCGCGATCTTGCGCTTGGCCTTGTATTCGCGGACGAATTCGATCTTGCCCGAAATCTTGGCGATGATCGCGTTGTCCTTGGGAATACGCGCTTCGAACAGCTCGGCAACACGCGGCAGACCGCCGGTGATGTCGCGCGTCTTGGCGGCTTCGCGGCTGGCACGGGCGAGAATGTCACCCGCCTGCACTTCCGCTCCATCTTCGACCGAAAGCGTGGTGCCCGGTGCGAGAAGGTAGCGCGCGGCTTCCGTCTCGTCCCCGGCATCGTTGAGAAGGGTGAGGCGCGGACGCAGCTCTTCCTTCTTCTTGCGGCCGGTCGCGCGGTTCTCGGTCACGACGCGCTGGGCAATGCCGGTGGCATCGTCGACGCGCTCTTCCAGGGTCGAGCCTTCGACCAGATCCTGGAAGCGGACCACGCCCGACTGCTCGGTGATGATCGGCAGGGTGAACGGGTCCCACTCGGCCAGGCGATCGCCTTCGGAAACCTTGGCGCCGTCCTTGTGCATCAGCACGGTACCGTAAGGCACCTTGTGGATCTCGCGCTCGCGGCCTTCCTTGTCGATCACTGCCAGTTCGCCGTTGCGGGCGAGCGACAGGATACGGCCCTTCTTGTCCTCGATCGTGGGCATGTCGCGATAGACGACCTTGCCGTCCGACACCGAGTCGAGATGGCTCGTTTCGTTGAGCTGCGCGGCACCGCCGATGTGGAAGGTCCGCATCGTCAGCTGCGTGCCCGGCTCACCGATCGACTGCGCGGCGATCACGCCGACGGCCTCGCCGATGTTGACCGGCGTACCGCGGGCAAGGTCACGCCCGTAGCAGGTGGCGCACACGCCCTGTTCGGCTTCGCAGACCAGCGGCGAACGGATTTTCGCGACCTGCACTTCGGCGGCCTCGATTTCCTTCACCATCGGCTCGTCGAGCAGCGTGCCCGCCTTCGCGATGACTTCGCCGGTGGCTGCGTTGACCGCATCTTCGGCCAGGGTACGGCCGAGGATACGCTCGCCGAGCGAGGCGATCACCGAACCGCCCTGCACGATGGCGCGCATTTCCAGCGCATTGTCGGTCTTGCAGTCGGTTTCGACGATCGTGCAGTCCTGCGACACGTCGACGAGGCGACGCGTGAGGTAACCCGAGTTCGCGGTCTTCAACGCAGTGTCCGCGAGGCCCTTACGGGCGCCGTGGGTCGAGTTGAAGTATTCGAGGACGGTCAGGCCTTCCTTGAAGTTCGAGATGATCGGGGTCTCGATGATCTCGCCCGAAGGCTTGGCCATCAGCCCGCGCATCCCTGCGAGCTGCTTCATCTGCGCCGGCGAACCACGCGCACCCGAGTGGCTCATCATGTAGATCGAGTTGATCTGCGCTTCCTTGCCGTCGTCGTCGATCGGGCGCGACTTGATCTTGTCCATCATGGCGTCGGCGACCTGGTCGCCGCAGCGGCTCCAGGCGTCGATCACCTTGTTGTACTTTTCCTGCTGGGTGATCAGGCCGTCCTGATACTGCTGTTCGTAATCCGCGACGAGGGACTTGGTCTTCTCGACCATGCCTTCCTTCGATTCGGGGATTTCCATGTCGTCCTTGCCGAACGAGATGCCGGCCTTGAACGCGTAGCGGAAGCCGAGGCTCATGATCGCGTCGGCGAACAGCACCGTGTCCTTCTGGCCGGTGTGGCGGTACACCTCGTCGATCACGTCGCCGATATCCTTCTTGGTCAGAAGGCGGTTGATGATGTCGTAGGGCACCTTGTGGTTCTTCGGAAGGCACTCGCCGATCAGCATGCGGCCCGGCGTGGTGACGAAGCGCTTCATCTCCACCTTGCCGTTCTCGTCGGTCTGCGGAACGCGCGTGATGATCTTGGAGTGCAGCGTCACCGCATTGGTTTCGAGCGCGTAGTGCACTTCGCTCATGTCGGCAAAGCGCGGCAGCTTCTCGATCTTCTCGCCGTCTTCCCCGTCGAGGAACTCGGGCGTCTTCTCCTGCCGTTCCATCGACAGGTAGTAGATCCCCAGCACCATGTCCTGCGAGGGCACGATGATCGGCTTGCCGTTGGCGGGGCTGAGGATGTTGTTGGTCGACATCATCAGCACGCGCGCTTCGAGCTGGGCTTCGAGGCTCAGCGGCACGTGGACGGCCATCTGGTCACCGTCGAAGTCGGCGTTGAAGGCCGAGCAGACGAGCGGGTGCAGCTGGATCGCCTTGCCTTCGATCAGCACGGGCTCGAACGCCTGGATGCCGAGACGGTGAAGCGTCGGAGCACGGTTCAGGAGAACCGGGTGCTCGCGGATGACTTCATCCAGGATGTCCCACACTTCCTTGCGCTCGCGCTCGACCCACTTCTTGGCCTGCTTGAGCGTCATCGACAGACCCTTGGCGTCGAGCCGGGCGTAGATGAACGGCTTGAACAGCTCGAGCGCCATCTTCTTCGGCAACCCGCACTGGTGCAGCTTGAGCTCCGGCCCGGTCACGATGACCGAACGGCCCGAATAGTCGACGCGCTTGCCCAGAAGGTTCTGGCGGAAGCGGCCCTGCTTGCCCTTGAGCATGTCGGACAGCGACTTGAGCGGACGCTTGTTGGCGCCCGTGATCACGCGGCCGCGACGGCCGTTGTCGAACAGCGCATCGACCGATTCCTGTAGCATGCGCTTTTCGTTACGCACGATGATGTCGGGCGCGCGCAGCTCGATCAGGCGCTTGAGGCGGTTGTTACGGTTGATGACGCGGCGATACAGGTCGTTGAGGTCGGACGTCGCGAAACGGCCGCCGTCCAGCGGCACGAGCGGGCGCAGCTCGGGCGGGATCACGGGCACGACCTCCAGGATCATCCATTCGGGGCGGTTGCCCGATTCGATGAAGCTTTCGACGACCTTGAGGCGCTTGATGATCTTGGCGGGCTTGAGCTTGGACTTGGTGGTCTCGAGCTCTTCCAGCAGGTCGGCCTTTTCCTGTTCGAGGTCGAGGTCCATCAGCAGGTGCTTGACCGCTTCCGCGCCGATCCCGGCGGTGAAGGCGTCTTCGCCGTACTCGTCCTGCGCTTCGAGGAGCTCATCCTCGGTCATCAGCTGGTAGCGTTCGAGCGGGGTGATGCCCGGCTCGGTGACGATGTAGTTCTCGAAGTACAGCACGCGCTCGAGCACCTTGAGCTGCATGTCGAGCAGCAGGCCAATGCGGCTCGGCAGCGACTTCAGGAACCAGATATGCGCGACCGGCGCGGCCAGTTCGATGTGGCCCATCCGCTCGCGGCGGACTTTCGTGACGGTCACTTCGACGCCGCACTTTTCGCAGACGACGCCCTTGTACTTCATGCGCTTGTACTTGCCGCACAGGCATTCGTAGTCCTTCACCGGGCCGAAGATGCGCGCGCAGAACAGGCCGTCACGCTCTGGCTTGAACGTGCGGTAGTTGATCGTCTCGGGCTTCTTGATCTCGCCGAAGGACCACGAGCGGATACGCTCGGGGCTGGCGATGCCGATCTGGATCTCGTCGAAGGTTTCGGGCTTCGCGAGCTGGTTGGTGAATTTGGTCAGTTCGTTCATGTCTGTGTTCCCTTTGAAGGGTGCATCCTGTTTCGTCGGCTACGCTTTTGAGCGATTCAACCAAGAAACGATCAGCAAGAATATTCCTAAGCCCAAGAAGATCAGCCCAAGGGTGGCATCGGATACTAGGAAGAGAATGAAGCCAATGAATGCGCTAAGGAGACCGCTCTCAAGCGCATATTTCCATTCGATCGTCCGAGGCCACCTCTTGGGCATCAATTACTCCGCCGCGATCTGCATGCCGTCTTCGTCGTCCTCGTCCGCGATGGACTTGAGTTCGACGTTGAGGCCCAGCGAGCGCATTTCCTTCACGAGCACGTTGAAGCTCTCCGGAATGCCCGCCTCGAAGGTGTCGTCGCCCTTGACGATCGCTTCGTAGACCTTCTGGCGGCCGACCACGTCGTCCGACTTGACGGTGAGCATTTCCTGCAAGGTGTAGGCCGCGCCGTATGCCTGGAGCGCCCAGACCTCCATCTCGCCGAAGCGCTGTCCGCCGAACTGCGCCTTACCGCCCAGCGGCTGCTGGGTGACGAGGCTGTACGGGCCGATCGAGCGTGCGTGGATCTTGTCGTCGACGAGGTGGTGCAGCTTGAGCATGTAGATGATGCCCACGGTCACCTTGCGGTGGAAGGCATCGCCCGTGCGCCCGTCGAACAGGACCGACTGGCCGTCCGCGTCGAGGCCGGATTTCTCCAGCTGCGTGGTCACGTCGCCTTCGCGCGCACCGTCGAACACCGGGGTGCCCATCGGCACGCCGCGCACGAGGTTGCCCGCCAGCTCCGCGATTTCCTCGCCCGAGCGGCCTTCGATCGAGTCGTGATAGTCCTCGCCGTAGACCTCCTTCAGCTTCTCCTTGATCGCCGCGGGCGGCTCTCCGGGTTCGGCGTCGGGGTTCTTGGCGCGCCAGTCTTCCAGCGCATCCTTGATCTGGTGCCCGAACTCGCGGGCCGCCATGCCAAGATGGGTCTCGAAGATCTGGCCGACGTTCATGCGCGAAGGCACGCCGAGCGGGTTGAGCACGATGTCGACCGGCGTACCGTCGGCGAGGAACGGCATGTCCTCTTCGGGCAGGATGCGGCTGATGACGCCCTTGTTCCCGTGGCGTCCGGCCATCTTGTCGCCCGGCTGCAGCTTGCGCTTCACTGCGACGAAGACCTTGACCATCTTGAGCACGCCCGGGGCGAGCTCGTCACCGCGTTCGAGCTTTTCCTTGCGATCCTCGAACTTGGCGTCGATGCCCTTCACGGCTTCGTCGTACTGGCCCTTGATCGCTTCGAGCTGCGCCTGGCGATCGTCGTCTTCCACCGCGAACTTGAACCATTCGTGGCGATCGACTTCGTCGAGGACGTCCTGCGTGATCTCGGTGCCCTTCTTGACGCCCTTGGGCGCGGCCGAAGCGGTCTGGCCGATCAGCATGTCGCCCAGGCGGTTGTAGGTCGCCCGGTTGAGGATCGCGCGTTCGTCGGCGCTGTCCTTGCGCAGACGCTCGATTTCCTCGTTCTGGATCGCCCGCGTACGGTCGTCGATCTCGATCCCGTGGCGGTTGAACACGCGCACTTCGACGACCGTGCCGGCAACGCCCGGCGGCAGACGCAGCGAGGTGTCGCGCACGTCGCTCGCCTTTTCGCCGAAGATGGCGCGCAGAAGCTTTTCTTCCGGCGTCATCGGAGATTCGCCCTTGGGCGTGATCTTGCCGCACAGGATATCGCCCGGGTGCACTTCGGCGCCGATGTAGACGATGCCCGCCTCATCGAGGTTGCGCAGCGCTTCCTCGCCCACGTTGGGAATGTCGCGGGTGATGTCTTCCGGCCCGAGCTTGGTGTCGCGCGCCATCACCTCGAATTCCTCGATGTGGATCGAGGTGAACACGTCGTCCTTCACGATGCGTTCGGAGATCAGGATCGAGTCTTCGTAGTTGTAGCCGTTCCACGGCATGAACGCGACGAGGCTGTTCTTGCCCAGCGCCAGTTCGCCCAGGTCGGTCGAGGGGCCGTCGGCGATGACGTCGCCTTCCTCGATCGTTTCGCCCACCTTCACCAGCGGACGCTGGTTGATGCAGGTGTTCTGGTTGGAGCGCTGGAACTTCTGCAAGCTGTAGATGTCGACGCCCGACTGGCCGGGTTCGACATCGCCGATCGCGCGGATGACAATACGCGTCGCGTCGACCTGGTCGACGATCCCGCCGCGCTTGGCGGTGATCGCCGCGCCCGAATCGCGCGCCACGGTCTCTTCCATGCCGGTGCCGACCCACGGCGCTTCCGCCTTGACGAGCGGCACGGCCTGGCGCTGCATGTTGGCGCCCATCAGCGCGCGGTTGGCGTCATCGTTTTCCAGGAACGGAATGAGCGATGCACCGACCGAGACGAGCTGCTTCGGCGAAACGTCCATCAGCGTGATGGTTTCACGAGGGGCCATGAGGTTGTCGCCGCTCTGGCGGGCGGAGACCAGCTCTTCCACGAAGGTGCCGTCCTCGTTGAGGGCGGCGCTCGCCTGCGCGACGGTGTGCTTCTGCTCTTCCATCGCGGAGAGGTAGATCACGTCGCTGGTGACCTTGCCGTCGACGACCTTGCGGTACGGCGTTTCGATGAAGCCGTACTTGTTGACGCGGCTGAAGCTGGCGAGCGAGTTGATCAGGCCGATGTTCGGGCCTTCGGGCGTCTCGATCGGGCAGATACGGCCATAGTGCGTCGGGTGAACGTCGCGGACTTCAAAGCCCGCACGCTCACGCGTCAGACCACCCGGCCCAAGCGCCGAAACGCGGCGCTTGTGGGTGACTTCGGACAGCGGGTTGGTCTGGTCCATGAACTGCGAGAGCTGCGAGGAACCGAAGAACTCGCGCACCGCGGCCACGGCGGGCTTCGCGTTGATCAGGTCGTTCGGCATCACGGTCGACACGTCGACGCTGCTCATGCGTTCCTTCACCGCGCGTTCCATGCGCAGCAGGCCGACGCGGTACTGGTTTTCGAGCAGTTCGCCGACCGAGCGCACGCGGCGGTTGCCGAGGTTGTCGATGTCGTCGACTTCGCCCTTGCCGTCCTTCAGGCCGACGAGCTCCTTCACCACCGCGAGGATGTCTTCCTTGCGCAGCGTGGTGACGGTGTCTTCGGCGTCCAGTTCGAGGCGCATGTTGAGCTTCACGCGGCCGACGGCGGACAGGTCGTAGCGCTCACCGTCGAAGAACAGGCCTTCGAACAGCGCTTCGGCGGTTTCCTTGGTCGGCGGCTCGCCCGGGCGCATCACCTTGTAGATGGCTTCCAGGCCCTCGTCGCGGTTCTCGGCCTTGTCGACCTTGAGAGTGTTGCGGATCCACGGGCCGGTATTGACCTCGTCGATGTCGAGCAGCTCGACCTGGTCGACGCCCGCGCCGTCGAGCGCTTCGAGATGCTCCGGCGACACTTCGTCGCCGGCTTCGATGTAGATGCGGCCCGTGCCCTCGTCGATCATGTCACGCGCGGCGTAGCGGCCGAAGATCTCCTCGGTCGGCAGCAGCAGCGTTTCGAGACCGTCCTTGCTCGCCTTGTTGGCGGCGCGGGGCGAAATCTTCTGGTTGGCGGGGAAGACTTCCTCGCCCGTGTCGGCATTCACCAGCGGGAAAGTCGGCTTGGAGCCGCGCCATTGCTCGGCGACGAAGGGAATGTTCCATCCGTCCTTCGCGCGCTTCCACACGACGGTGTCGTAGAAGTGGTGGAGGATTTCCTCCTGGTCGAGGCCGAGGCCATAGAGCAGCGAGGTGACCGGCAGCTTGCGCTTGCGGTCGATCCGGACGTTGACGATGTCCTTCGCGTCGAACTCGAAGTCGAGCCACGAACCGCGATAGGGAATGACGCGCGCAGCAAACAGCAGCTTGCCCGAGCTGTGCGTCTTGCCACGGTCATGGTCGAACAGCACGCCCGGCGAACGGTGCATCTGCGAGACGATCACGCGCTCGGTACCATTGACGATGAAGGTGCCGTTCTCGGTCATGAGCGGCATGTCGCCCATGTAGACTTCCTGCTCCTTGATATCGAGCACGGAGCGGGCTTCGGTGTCCTGGTCCACCTCGAACACGATCAGGCGCAGCGTGACGCGCATCGGCGCGGCATAGGTGATCCCGCGCTGGCGGCATTCGGTGGTGTCGTACTTGGGCGGTTCGAGTTCGTAGTCGACGAAATCGAGCTCGGCTGTGCCCGCGAAGTCGCGGATCGGGAAGACGCTGCGCAGCGTCTTCTCGAGGCCCGAGACATAGTCGATTTCCTTGTCGGAGCGCAGGAACTGTTCGTAGCTTTCGCGCTGAACCTCGATCAGGTTCGGCATCTGCACGACTTCGTGAATGTCACCGAAGATCTTGCGGATGCGGCGCTTGGCGGTGCCGGTCTTGGCCGTGCCCCGCTTCGCCGGGAGCTGTGCGTCGTCGTTCGCGCTCTTGGTCGCCATAAGTCGAAAGAACCTTTTTCGCCGTGTCGCGATGCGAACGAAGGCTTGCGCCGACGCCCGCATGGCGAGGATAAAATTGTCTCTGCACGAGAGGAATGGCCAGACATCAGTATCGGGCGGTCGGCATGCCGCGATGAGGCATGTCGATTGGGGTGCTGTCCGCCGCGATGGTCTGGCCGCGCCGCTTCCTTCCCTGGCATCGAATCTCGCGCGTGATTCGGCCTTGCTCGAAGCTGGCGTGTGCGCGGGATGTAGGAATATGCGCGCCGAATGTCAAAGGCCCGGAGCTTCGGGCGGGATTTTTTCGTTTATCGATCAGCGTCTTATCGTTTTTCGATATTTATCGATTGACGATATGTCGGCATGCGATTATTGAATATCGATATCGAGCACATAGGAGATCGATAAATGACCGAAGCAACCCAACGTATCGCCGCGGCGCTCGTCGCCGCTCTCATCGCCGGCACCAGCCTGACCGCCGTGGTCACCGTGCCCCCCGCCGACGACGGACAGCCCGTCGCCACGATCGCGGCGCCCGAAGTCGCCTGAGGCGCACTTCGCCGATCCGAGCCATCCATGGAGGCCATCATGACCAAGCTTGCCCAGAACCTTTTCGCCCTCACCCTCGCCATCATCGTCGCAGGGACCAGCATGACCGCGGTGGTCACCGTGCCCGACGCCGGCGATCGCACCGCCGCGATCCCGGCCACGGACAATCTCGCCTGACCCTACCCGACCGATGCCGGCCGGAAGACGACCGCCAACAGGGACATTTCCATCATGACCAAGACCCTCAACGACCCGCTGCTGCTGATCGGCAAGATCTTTACCATCGTCCTGCAGGCCGTCATGGCTCTCGGATCGGTCGCGCTGCTGATCGCCATTCCCGCCGTCCTGATCGCCCAGGGGCCGATCGAAGCCGAGATCGCCCAGGAACTGCCCGGCTTCACCCAGGACTTTCCCGGCATCCTGATCGCCGCGATCCTGGCGATCGGCCTCGCGTTCCTCGTGATGCTGTTCTTCTTCTTCGGGATGCTGCGACAGATCATCGGCACGGTCGGTGACGGAGATCCTTTCCAGCCCGCCAACGCACGCCGGCTCAGCAACATGGCCTGGCTGATGCTCGGGACACAGCTGCTCGTCATTCCCGCCGGGATCATCGCGTTCCAGCTGACCGGCTATGCCGATGCGATCGAAGCGGCCGGTGCCGAAAACTTCAACATGGACTTCGACGATGACGGCTTCGACATGACCGCGTGGCTGCTGGTCGTCATCCTGTTCATCCTCGCCCGCGTCTTCCGCCACGGCGCCGCGATGCGCGAAGACCTGGAAGGAACCGTGTGATGCCGCCCCGCACCGACGACTCGATCGAAGGAACACGCATCATGGTGAAACTCGACGACCTGCTGCACGACCGGCGCATGACGCTGACCGAACTGGCCGAGCGGGTCGGCATGACGCTCGCCAACCTCTCGATCCTGAAGACCGGCAAGGCCAAGGCGATCCGATTTTCGACCCTCGAAGCGATTTGCCGCGAACTGGATTGCCAACCGGGCGACTTGCTCGGTTACGAGACGGAAGCACCCGGGGGCTGACCGGCGCCCGGGCGACCGCAGAAGACAAGCGCTGAATAGGCTTGTGCCCTCGTCGGATAAACGCCCGACTTCTGCCATCGGGCAAAAACGAGTCGTTGACCCGGCCGAGGATTGCGCGCACTGGACCTGACGGCCATATTTTCGCCATGAGGCGGAACCGGCCTGACAAGCATGTATTAACTGTCGATCCGCGGGTGCGGACGCCAGGTTAGGGGAATACCACTATGAAGAAGATCATTGCAGTCGCCACCGTCGCCGCTTTCGGCCTTTCGCTTGCCGCATGCGACAGCGCAGCCGAAGAGCAGGCCGAAGACACCATGGAAGCCGAAGCTGAAGTGATCGACGAGCAGGCCGAGCTGAACGAAGCCGAAGCCGACCTCGCCGAAGAACAGGGCATGGAAGGCGAAGCAGAAGCTCTCGAAGCCGAAGCCGAGCAGATGGAAGAAACCGCCGACGAGATGTAATCTCGCGTCGTCTTTCGACCGAATTCGCGGCCGCGCAGTCCCCCGGGATTGCGCGGCCGTTTCTTTTCGGGCGCAGGCCGGTCGGCGTTGCGGTCAGCTCTCTTGGCAGCGGATCCAGTGGCGCTTGCCCCGGTAGGTGACCGTGCCGTCGTAGGTGGCGCCCTTGCGGGTCGCGCGGACCACCGCCAGCTCCTCGTCCGCCTGCGGATCGGTCAGCACGACGCGCAGCTCGCGATCGTCGAGCCACCATTGCGGCGCGGCGACCGCGATCTGTCTGCCGTCCACCTCCAGGCCCTGCGCGAAGAGCGCGCTGCCCGCCACGTGCCCGAAGCCGAGCGTGACGACGATCGCGGGCGTGCGCGCAGTGGCGCAGCGCATCCCGCCGGTCGCGTGGGCGGGCGCGGCCAGCAGGAGGATCGCAGCAAGGGCGAGCAGGCGGTTTCGCATGCCGGATCGGGTAGCGCGCCCGGCCTGAACCATGCGTGCACGCGCCGCGCCACCCGTGCTTTCGCTTGACTCCGAGGGCGAGGCCGCTAAGTGCGCGTCCGACCGTTTTCGAACGGTCATCCGTCCGAGACAGTTGGCGACCGGAATATGCCGGTCTTAATCTCCAGCCTAGACGGGGAAACGAGATTTCAGGCGGCCGGCGCTCCGGTGCATGTCCGCATTCGCATCCAGTCGATGGATGCACCTCCTTCCCCATCAAACGGACCCATGGCTGCGCGGCGCAAGCTGCGCGGTCGAACGTGAGCCGGTCGTTTCCGTTTGTGCGGATTCGGCCATAGTGAAGGAGTAAGCATGGATCGTTCGCAAAAAACCGATGCGGTCGCTCAGCTGAACAACGTCTTCAACGAGGCGGGCGTGGTGGTCGTCACCCGCAACCTCGGCCTGACGGTGGCGGAATCCACCGATCTGCGCGCGAAGATGCGTGAGGCCGGCGCGACCTACCAGGTTGCGAAGAACCGTCTTGCCAAGATCGCCCTCAAGGACACCGACTACGCAGGTATCGAAGAATACCTGTCCGGTCCGACCGCGCTGGCCTATTCGGCCGATCCGGTCGCCGCGGCCAAGGCCGTGGTGGAGTTCGCGAAGACCAACGACCGCATCGAAGTGGTCGGTGGCTCGATGGGCTCGCAGGTGCTCGACGAAGCAGGTGTCAGGGCTCTCGCCTCGATGCCCAGCCTCGACGAACTGCGTGGCAAGCTCGTTGGTCTGGTCAACGCCCCCGCGACGAAAATCGCGCAGGTCGTCAATGCCCCGGCGAACAAGCTGGCCCGTGTCTTCGGCGCATATGCCGCCAAGGACGCCGCGTAAGACGTTTTTCCGCACGACATTCCGGCCGCGGCAGACGCCCGGCCACGCTATCATTTGGAGTGAAATATCATGGCAGACATCGCCAAGCTTGTTGAAGAACTTTCGAAGCTGACCGTCCTCGAAGCAGCTGAACTCGCCACCGCGCTCGAAGAAGAGTGGGGCGTGAGCGCCGCTGCCGCCGTTGCGGTTGCCGGCCCGGCTGCCGGTGGCGACGCCCCGGCCGCTGAAGAAAAGGACGAATTCGACGTCATTCTCACCGGCGACGGTGGCAAGAAGATCCAGGTCATCAAGGAAGTCCGCGCCATCACCGGCCTGGGCCTCACCGAAGCCAAGGGTCTCGTCGAAGGCGCGCCCAAGCCGCTCAAGGAAGGCGTCAACAAGGCCGAAGCCGAAGAAATCAAGAGCAAGATCGAAGCCGCTGGCGGCACGGTCGAACTCAAGTAAGCTTCACGCTTCAGTTCGAAAGAACGAAGGGCGGTGCCAGCGATGGCGCCGCCCTTTTTCGTGCGCGGCCCTTTTTCGTGTGCGGCCCGGTCAGCTCTGCGCGCGCGATCCACGCAGCACGTGTGCGTCCTTGCCCGCAAACATGTCGCCCGCCGCGGCCTGCGATCGCAGCCGCTCCATGTCGGTCTCGCGGAACTTGCGCTCCAGCCCGTCGATCTCGGCTTCGTCGGTGTCGATCCAGCTCAGCGCGGCACGGCTCATCGCGATTGCCGATTCGCGCAGTTCGCGAACCTGGAACGCGATGTCCGAGCCCGCCAGCCTGATCGACGTGCGCCGGTCGTAACTGCGCACGAACAGCGCTGCCCCGGGAAAGGCCTCGCGCACCGAGGCGATGAAGTCGGGTTCGAGCTGGTCCCCGTCGATGCAGAAGCAGATGACTTCCGCCTCGCCCGCACCCGCCTGCCGCATGATGTCGAGCCGCAGCCCGTCGCCATAGAAGACCTTGATCCCGAAATTGCCCGCAGTGTCGATCGAATCCACCTTCCGGTCGATCATCGTCACGTCGAGCCCGGCGGTGGCGAGCATCTGGGCCACGGTCTGGCCGAAGCGGCCGAAGCCGATCACCAGCGCCTGCGACGTCTCGCCGTTGGGCCCCTCGCGCTCCTCTTGGGCACCGCGCGCGGGGGCGCGCAGCCGCCGGGTGGCCATCATCAGGAAGGGCGTGGTCGCCATCGAGATCGTGACGATGGCGGTGAAGAGGCTGCCGGTCCCGGCATCGATCACCCCGCCGCGCTGCGCCTCGTTGAACAGCACGAAACCGAACTCGCCGCCCTGGCTCAGCAGCAGGCCGAGCGCGAGCGCGCTGCGCCACGGCAGCTTCACCGCCATGCCCAGCCCGGTGATGATCGCGGCCTTGGTCGCGACCAGCGCCGCCGCCATCGCGAGCACGAACAGCGGCTGCGCGGCGATCGCTTCGAGGTCGAGCATCATGCCGACCGAGATGAAGAACAGGCCGAGCAGGATCGAACGGAAGGGTTCGATATCCGCCTCAAGCTCGTGCCGGTAGGGCGTGTCGGCCAGCATCACGCCCGCGATGAAAGCACCGAGCGCGGTCGACAGGCCGATCGCCTGCATCACCGCAGCCGACGCGACCACCGCGAACAGCGCGGCGACGACGAACATCTCGCGCTCCCCCAGCCGCCCGATCAGCCGCAGCAGCGGGCGCAGGG is a window of Alteriqipengyuania lutimaris DNA encoding:
- the rpoC gene encoding DNA-directed RNA polymerase subunit beta' gives rise to the protein MNELTKFTNQLAKPETFDEIQIGIASPERIRSWSFGEIKKPETINYRTFKPERDGLFCARIFGPVKDYECLCGKYKRMKYKGVVCEKCGVEVTVTKVRRERMGHIELAAPVAHIWFLKSLPSRIGLLLDMQLKVLERVLYFENYIVTEPGITPLERYQLMTEDELLEAQDEYGEDAFTAGIGAEAVKHLLMDLDLEQEKADLLEELETTKSKLKPAKIIKRLKVVESFIESGNRPEWMILEVVPVIPPELRPLVPLDGGRFATSDLNDLYRRVINRNNRLKRLIELRAPDIIVRNEKRMLQESVDALFDNGRRGRVITGANKRPLKSLSDMLKGKQGRFRQNLLGKRVDYSGRSVIVTGPELKLHQCGLPKKMALELFKPFIYARLDAKGLSMTLKQAKKWVERERKEVWDILDEVIREHPVLLNRAPTLHRLGIQAFEPVLIEGKAIQLHPLVCSAFNADFDGDQMAVHVPLSLEAQLEARVLMMSTNNILSPANGKPIIVPSQDMVLGIYYLSMERQEKTPEFLDGEDGEKIEKLPRFADMSEVHYALETNAVTLHSKIITRVPQTDENGKVEMKRFVTTPGRMLIGECLPKNHKVPYDIINRLLTKKDIGDVIDEVYRHTGQKDTVLFADAIMSLGFRYAFKAGISFGKDDMEIPESKEGMVEKTKSLVADYEQQYQDGLITQQEKYNKVIDAWSRCGDQVADAMMDKIKSRPIDDDGKEAQINSIYMMSHSGARGSPAQMKQLAGMRGLMAKPSGEIIETPIISNFKEGLTVLEYFNSTHGARKGLADTALKTANSGYLTRRLVDVSQDCTIVETDCKTDNALEMRAIVQGGSVIASLGERILGRTLAEDAVNAATGEVIAKAGTLLDEPMVKEIEAAEVQVAKIRSPLVCEAEQGVCATCYGRDLARGTPVNIGEAVGVIAAQSIGEPGTQLTMRTFHIGGAAQLNETSHLDSVSDGKVVYRDMPTIEDKKGRILSLARNGELAVIDKEGREREIHKVPYGTVLMHKDGAKVSEGDRLAEWDPFTLPIITEQSGVVRFQDLVEGSTLEERVDDATGIAQRVVTENRATGRKKKEELRPRLTLLNDAGDETEAARYLLAPGTTLSVEDGAEVQAGDILARASREAAKTRDITGGLPRVAELFEARIPKDNAIIAKISGKIEFVREYKAKRKIAIVPEEGEPVEYLIPKTKVIDVQEGDFVKKGDTLISGSPNPHDILDVLGVEALAEYLVNEIQEVYRLQGVKINDKHIETIVRQMLQKVEITDGGDTVLLPGEQVDFEEMNEVNSKLGRNKQPAQGKPVLLGITKASLQTRSFISAASFQETTRVLTQASVEGKKDTLIGLKENVIVGRLIPAGTGATMNRMRVTASSRDAALKASWKKAQEAIIAADTAEEERKAELAQGAEAATGDDPLARMEGETHGTDADAGDYLQTSDEAEAGAETGTEGE